The following proteins are co-located in the Cydia fagiglandana chromosome 2, ilCydFagi1.1, whole genome shotgun sequence genome:
- the LOC134674909 gene encoding plasminogen-like, whose translation MFSYKLFIICFSVELAYGQRYNSSCECGIAGTNRRIVGGTTAQPHEYPWLVALMLGSKLHCGGAIISDLHILTAGHCITFGVHFRDLKVHVGMHDRLDNTFEIRRVSNGVKHPRFTSNAVRDINDLAVLTLDRRIRFDDKVRPICLPSEDMDFNNLPLTVAGWGKIRQGALTSSRHLLETKVKIVPEEKCKKTQIYKDNLVSNTMMCAYAYGKDACQGDSGGPLFSTHSSTGNRKWYHVGIVSWGIDCAMPDYPECGVPSDTIVSQRIVGGRRAEPYSFPWTVAIIKIDRMHCGGAIITDRHVLSAGHCFKWDDHKDMHVLIGLDNLDDLKQVEKRNISHVSIHENFTSTAVRDENDIAIATLTSPVTFGPTIIPICLPEPGQKFSHRVGTIVGWGRIAPEASASKVLLKATLKILSDEECMQSKLSQHLKPTMMCAFSKGKDGCQGDSGGPFLVFETSGKYVQAGVVSWGIGCADPRYPGVYTKVSNYIDWIQKNSEDGKTCK comes from the exons ATGTTTTCGTATAAACTGTTTATAATTTGCTTCTCCGTAGAGTTA GCTTACGGGCAGAGATATAACTCTTCATGCG AATGCGGAATTGCGGGCACAAACCGTCGCATAGTGGGTGGCACTACAGCCCAGCCACACGAATACCCCTGGCTGGTGGCTCTCATGCTGGGTTCCAAGCTGCACTGTGGCGGTGCTATCATATCTGATCTGCATATCCTTACAGCCGGCCACTGCATTACGTTTGG gGTTCACTTTCGAGATCTTAAAGTGCACGTGGGCATGCACGATCGCTTGGACAACACCTTCGAAATTAGGAGAGTAAGCAATGGCGTCAAACATCCCAGGTTCACCTCGAACGCTGTGCGGGACATCAATGATCTCGCTGTGCTAACTCTTGACAGGAGAATACGCTTCGACGATAAAGTTCGGCCTATTTGTTTGCCGAGTGAAG acatgGACTTTAACAATCTTCCCCTGACTGTTGCTGGTTGGGGTAAGATAAGACAGGGAGCCTTAACATCTTCGAGGCACCTATTGGAAACCAAAGTGAAGATAGTGCCAGAAGAGAAATGTAAAAAGACGCAAATTTATAAAGACAACCTCGTTAGCAACACAATGATGTGCGCATACGCTTATGGAAAAGACGCTTGCCAG GGGGATAGTGGTGGACCACTGTTTTCTACTCATTCAAGCACTGGTAACAGAAAGTGGTATCATGTTG gAATCGTGTCATGGGGTATTGATTGTGCAATGCCGGATTACCCAG AATGTGGCGTTCCTTCGGACACAATAGTGTCCCAGCGAATAGTGGGTGGGAGACGGGCAGAGCCTTACTCATTTCCATGGACGGTGGCGATCATCAAAATTGATCGAATGCACTGCGGGGGCGCTATCATTACAGACAGACACGTGCTAAGTGCCGGGCACTGCTTCAAATG GGACGACCACAAAGACATGCACGTCCTCATCGGCTTGGACAACTTGGACGATTTAAAACAAGTTGAGAAGAGGAACATTTCCCACGTGAGCATCCACGAGAACTTCACTTCGACTGCAGTGAGGGACGAAAACGACATCGCGATCGCCACGCTTACCTCACCCGTGACGTTTGGACCTACCATCATCCCTATATGCTTGCCTGAACCTG GACAAAAGTTCAGCCACCGAGTGGGCACTATAGTCGGATGGGGACGGATAGCCCCAGAGGCCTCGGCATCCAAAGTCCTTCTGAAGGCCACCCTCAAGATCCTGAGCGACGAGGAGTGCATGCAATCCAAGCTGTCGCAACATCTGAAGCCGACTATGATGTGCGCTTTCTCAAAGGGAAAGGATGGATGTCAG GGAGACAGCGGCGGGCCATTTCTAGTATTTGAAACATCTGGAAAATACGTACAAGCAG GCGTTGTATCTTGGGGCATTGGCTGTGCTGATCCACGATACCCAG GAGTCTACACGAAGGTTAGCAACTATATTGACTGGATACAGAAAAACTCGGAAGATGGAAAAAcgtgcaaataa
- the LOC134674774 gene encoding acyl-CoA Delta-9 desaturase-like isoform X1 has translation MTLSDNLISAPNAETDIFSRLEEMFDSSPDKMTNGSDKKTLQFSKTIGTDYSYKHQIVWKNAIGFLILHIFAVWGILILLTGGVSLPTILWTLFVAYISTEGVTIGAHRLYTHKSFKATPFLRAMLILAQTTAGQNSMFIWVRDHRLHHRYSDTDADPHNSKRGFFFCHIGWLMSKKHPFVIELGRKIDMSDLESDWMVMYQKKYYYWLYFLLAVFIPAWVPVQYFGESWGNSLLVCYFARYMVQINGTWLVNSAAHLWGTRPYDQGLQPVESWFVSCISLGEGWHNYHHAFPWDYKAAELSSRFNQSARIIKYFEKIGLAYDLKTASPEMVANRIIRTGDGTHSELGNDEAKAAVSAPGILHPLNPFYNVTYDPPSGALKQEGLPLFHEKDVFNVNGSLRNRSARA, from the exons ATGACTCTTTCAGATAATTTAATATCTGCTCCAAATGCTGAAACGGATATATTTTCAAGACTTGAAGAAATGTTCGACTCTTCTCCTGATAAAATGACTAATGGAAGTGACAAGAAAACTCTTCAATTTTCTAAAACTATCGGAACTGATTATTCTTACAAGCATCAAATAGTTTGGAAGAATGCAATTGGATTCCTCATACTACACATTTTTGCTGTGTGGGGTATTCTCATTCTGTTAACTGGCGGCGTAAGCTTGCCAACTATATTATGGA ctcTTTTCGTTGCCTACATCAGCACCGAAGGAGTTACGATTGGCGCGCATAGACTTTACACACATAAGTCTTTTAAAGCCACGCCGTTCCTTCGAGCAATGCTTATTTTGGCTCAAACTACAGCTGGACAA AATTCGATGTTCATCTGGGTGCGTGACCATCGCCTCCACCACCGGTACTCGGACACAGACGCCGACCCTCACAACTCCAAGCGCGGTTTCTTCTTCTGCCACATCGGCTGGCTCATGAGCAAGAAACATCCCTTCGTTATTGAACTCGGTAGAAAGATCGACATGAGCGATCTTGAATCTGATTGGATGGTCATGTACCAGAAGAA ATATTACTACTGGCTGTACTTCCTGCTCGCAGTCTTCATCCCCGCCTGGGTCCCCGTACAGTATTTTGGAGAGTCCTGGGGGAATTCCCTCCTAGTGTGCTACTTCGCTCGGTATATGGTACAAATTAATGGAACCTGGCTGGTTAACAGCGCTGCACATCTTTGGGGTACTAGGCCTTATGACCA GGGTCTGCAACCTGTAGAGTCCTGGTTTGTCTCCTGCATAAGCTTAGGCGAAGGGTGGCACAACTACCACCACGCTTTCCCTTGGGACTACAAAGCTGCCGAATTGTCCTCCAGGTTCAACCAATCCGCAAGAAtcattaaatattttgaaaaaattggACTAGCTTATGACTTGAAAACTGCATCTCCAGAAATG GTAGCAAACCGAATCATCCGTACCGGTGACGGAACGCACAGCGAACTTGGCAACGATGAAGCCAAAGCTGCTGTGTCAGCACCAGGTATTCTCCACCCCCTGAACCCATTCTACAACGTCACATATGACCCACCGAGCGGCGCGCTCAAGCAGGAGGGTTTACCACTGTTCCATGAGAAAGATGTATTCAATGTAAATGGCAGCCTAAGAAACAGAAGTGCTAGGGCTTAA
- the LOC134674774 gene encoding acyl-CoA Delta-9 desaturase-like isoform X2, giving the protein MTLSDNLISAPNAETDIFSRLEEMFDSSPDKMTNGSDKKTLQFSKTIGTDYSYKHQIVWKNAIGFLILHIFAVWGILILLTGGVSLPTILWTLFVAYISTEGVTIGAHRLYTHKSFKATPFLRAMLILAQTTAGQNSMFIWVRDHRLHHRYSDTDADPHNSKRGFFFCHIGWLMSKKHPFVIELGRKIDMSDLESDWMVMYQKKYYYWLYFLLAVFIPAWVPVQYFGESWGNSLLVCYFARYMVQINGTWLVNSAAHLWGTRPYDQGLQPVESWFVSCISLGEGWHNYHHAFPWDYKAAELSSRFNQSARIIKYFEKIGLAYDLKTASPEMVSNRIIRTGDGTHSELGNDEAKAAVSAPGILHPLNPFYNVTYDPPSGALKQEGLPLFHEKDVFNVNGSLRNRSARA; this is encoded by the exons ATGACTCTTTCAGATAATTTAATATCTGCTCCAAATGCTGAAACGGATATATTTTCAAGACTTGAAGAAATGTTCGACTCTTCTCCTGATAAAATGACTAATGGAAGTGACAAGAAAACTCTTCAATTTTCTAAAACTATCGGAACTGATTATTCTTACAAGCATCAAATAGTTTGGAAGAATGCAATTGGATTCCTCATACTACACATTTTTGCTGTGTGGGGTATTCTCATTCTGTTAACTGGCGGCGTAAGCTTGCCAACTATATTATGGA ctcTTTTCGTTGCCTACATCAGCACCGAAGGAGTTACGATTGGCGCGCATAGACTTTACACACATAAGTCTTTTAAAGCCACGCCGTTCCTTCGAGCAATGCTTATTTTGGCTCAAACTACAGCTGGACAA AATTCGATGTTCATCTGGGTGCGTGACCATCGCCTCCACCACCGGTACTCGGACACAGACGCCGACCCTCACAACTCCAAGCGCGGTTTCTTCTTCTGCCACATCGGCTGGCTCATGAGCAAGAAACATCCCTTCGTTATTGAACTCGGTAGAAAGATCGACATGAGCGATCTTGAATCTGATTGGATGGTCATGTACCAGAAGAA ATATTACTACTGGCTGTACTTCCTGCTCGCAGTCTTCATCCCCGCCTGGGTCCCCGTACAGTATTTTGGAGAGTCCTGGGGGAATTCCCTCCTAGTGTGCTACTTCGCTCGGTATATGGTACAAATTAATGGAACCTGGCTGGTTAACAGCGCTGCACATCTTTGGGGTACTAGGCCTTATGACCA GGGTCTGCAACCTGTAGAGTCCTGGTTTGTCTCCTGCATAAGCTTAGGCGAAGGGTGGCACAACTACCACCACGCTTTCCCTTGGGACTACAAAGCTGCCGAATTGTCCTCCAGGTTCAACCAATCCGCAAGAAtcattaaatattttgaaaaaattggACTAGCTTATGACTTGAAAACTGCATCTCCAGAAATGGTTT CAAACCGAATCATCCGTACCGGTGACGGAACGCACAGCGAACTTGGCAACGATGAAGCCAAAGCTGCTGTGTCAGCACCAGGTATTCTCCACCCCCTGAACCCATTCTACAACGTCACATATGACCCACCGAGCGGCGCGCTCAAGCAGGAGGGTTTACCACTGTTCCATGAGAAAGATGTATTCAATGTAAATGGCAGCCTAAGAAACAGAAGTGCTAGGGCTTAA
- the LOC134672410 gene encoding vitamin K-dependent protein C-like: protein MERCGVPHRYLSEYSRTGRLLGGETTTAHQFPWLAAVNIASRSIGGSLISDRHIVTAASPLYGKSFNEVSVTLGAHDRCGNGSDPVLNTSVSDIIIHPGFSPTNRDNDIALLKLRHVVPFGRFISPICMPHYGAPESGQVAWTAAWTATDNNESCTPRVVTLPILPTRSCLKDTVGSNFVTPDKGCLGPLGARNIICEADVGAPIMQRHPGFSFRLAGVVSSSSCDRIASPLYTRIIDHAGWIYQHTHSDCQCL from the exons ATGGAAA GATGTGGCGTTCCTCACAGGTACCTGTCAGAGTATTCTAGAACAGGCCGACTTCTTGGCGGTGAGACCACCACCGCCCATCAATTCCCATGGCTCGCTGCCGTGAATATCGCCTCCCGAAGCATAGGCGGATCCCTCATATCTGATAGACATATTGTTACCGCCGCATCACCTCTCTATGG AAAATCATTCAACGAAGTCAGTGTGACTCTGGGAGCTCACGACCGCTGCGGTAATGGCAGTGACCCGGTTCTGAACACCAGTGTGTCAGATATTATCATACATCCTGGTTTTTCGCCGACGAACCGCGACAATGATATCGCCTTGCTGAAGCTAAGGCATGTGGTGCCTTTCGGCCGATTTATTTCACCGATATGCATGCCTCATTACG GAGCGCCGGAATCCGGACAAGTCGCTTGGACGGCGGCATGGACTGCCACGGATAACAATGAATCTTGTACACCAAGAGTTGTCACTCTTCCTATTCTTCCTACAAGATCCTGTTTGAAGGACACTGTGGGCTCTAATTTCGTGACCCCTGATAAAGGTTGCCTTGGACCTTTGGGTGCACGGAATATTATTTGCGAG GCAGATGTGGGAGCCCCTATCATGCAGAGACATCCCGGGTTCTCATTCAGGCTGGCGGGCGTCGTGTCGTCGTCATCGTGTGACCGAATCGCCAGTCCGCTCTACACGAGGATAATTGACCACGCTGGCTGGATATACCAGCATACCCATAGTGACTGTCAATGTCTTTAA
- the LOC134674865 gene encoding 15-hydroxyprostaglandin dehydrogenase [NAD(+)]-like, translating into MSKDIQGTTVVVTGGASGIGLAIADAFLQHGAHRLILLDLNAQQADQAAATLNAKHGNKATFIQCDVTKDLDKVTKVILDTYKRVDVLVNSAGIVNERNPRKVIEINLTAIIEWSLKYLEIMRTDRGGKGGTIINMSSIYGFMVDPYLTAYKASKFGVLGFTKSKGHMYNFKKTGVRIFAICPGITSTNLVTDYKTWEAEENQEDFVAMFNGMPWQDANRVGEGTVDVFQKANSGTAWLIQGEEPISEV; encoded by the coding sequence ATGTCGAAAGATATACAAGGAACTACCGTGGTAGTGACCGGCGGCGCGAGCGGCATCGGTCTCGCGATCGCCGACGCGTTCCTCCAGCACGGCGCCCACCGCCTCATCCTCCTCGACCTCAACGCCCAGCAGGCGGACCAAGCTGCCGCAACTCTAAACGCCAAGCACGGAAACAAGGCTACGTTCATTCAATGTGACGTCACTAAAGACTTGGACAAAGTTACGAAAGTAATTTTAGACACGTACAAAAGAGTAGACGTCTTGGTGAACAGTGCTGGTATTGTAAACGAAAGGAATCCGAGGAAGGTGATCGAAATAAACCTAACAGCGATCATAGAGTGGTCACTGAAATACTTGGAAATTATGAGGACTGACCGTGGTGGAAAAGGCGGCACTATAATAAACATGTCGTCAATATACGGTTTTATGGTGGATCCATATTTAACTGCTTATAAAGCTTCCAAATTTGGAGTCCTTGGTTTTACGAAGAGTAAAGGGCATATGTATAATTTCAAGAAAACAGGCGTGAGAATTTTTGCTATCTGTCCAGGAATTACGTCAACGAATCTTGTCACTGATTACAAAACTTGGGAAGCTGAGGAGAATCAAGAGGACTTTGTAGCAATGTTCAATGGGATGCCTTGGCAGGACGCGAACAGGGTCGGAGAGGGAACTGTAGACGTGTTTCAGAAGGCTAATAGTGGAACAGCTTGGTTAATTCAAGGCGAAGAACCCATTTCTGAAGTGTAA
- the LOC134674874 gene encoding 15-hydroxyprostaglandin dehydrogenase [NAD(+)]-like, whose amino-acid sequence MSKDIQGTTVVVTGGASGIGLAIADAFLQHGAHRLILLDLNAQQADQAAATLNAKHGNKATFILCDVTKDLDNVTKVIIDTYKTVDVLVNSAGIVNERNPRKVIEINLTAVIEWSLKYLEIMRTDRGGKGGTIINISSIYGFMVDPYLPTYKASKFGVIGFTKSKGHEYNFKKTGVRLLAICPGVTKTNLLADYKNFEEKENQEDFVATFDSFPWAEVTRVGQTVVEVFGKADSGTAWVIQGDEPVFDA is encoded by the coding sequence ATGTCGAAAGACATACAAGGAACTACTGTGGTAGTGACCGGCGGCGCGAGCGGCATCGGTCTCGCGATCGCCGACGCGTTCCTCCAGCACGGCGCCCACCGGCTCATCCTCCTCGACCTCAACGCCCAGCAGGCGGACCAAGCGGCCGCAACTCTAAACGCCAAGCACGGAAACAAGGCTACGTTCATTCTATGCGACGTCACTAAAGACCTAGATAACGTTACGAAGGTTATTATAGACACATACAAAACTGTGGACGTCTTGGTGAACAGTGCTGGTATTGTTAATGAAAGGAATCCGAGGAAGGTGATCGAAATAAACCTAACAGCGGTCATAGAATGGTCATTGAAATACTTGGAAATTATGAGGACTGACCGTGGTGGAAAAGGCGGCACTATCATCAACATATCCTCGATTTATGGATTTATGGTTGATCCATATTTACCTACGTATAAAGCCTCTAAATTTGGCGTCATTGGTTTCACGAAGAGCAAAGGCCATGAATACAATTTCAAGAAAACCGGCGTGAGACTGCTTGCCATCTGTCCAGGGGTTACAAAGACGAATCTCCTCGCTGATTACAAGAATTTTGAAGAAAAGGAGAATCAAGAGGACTTTGTGGCAACATTTGACAGTTTTCCGTGGGCGGAGGTCACGAGGGTGGGGCAGACTGTTGTCGAAGTGTTCGGTAAAGCGGATAGTGGAACGGCATGGGTAATCCAGGGCGACGAACCTGTGTTTGATGCTTAA